A genomic segment from Flavobacterium inviolabile encodes:
- the thiL gene encoding thiamine-phosphate kinase: MIEDKTPQRTSLSQLGEFGLIDHLTKNIQISQPSTLKGIGDDAAVLDFKDKKAVISTDLLVEGVHFDLAYMPLKHLGYKAVVVNLSDICAMNAKPTQITVSIAVSNRFPLEALEELYDGIALAAKIYDVDVIGGDTTSSQKGLLISITAIGEATEEELVYRTGANDNDLLVVTGDVGAAYMGLQVLEREKQVFQVNPNNQPDLDNYTYLIERQLKPEARKDVKELLQALDLKPTAMIDISDGLSSEIIHLCKNSGTGCNLYEDKLPLDPQLINTCEEFNVDSTTIAINGGEDYELLFTIKMDDFDKIKGNPNFTVIGHMTPESEGIHLITRANTKIPLKARGWNALNAE; encoded by the coding sequence ATGATAGAAGATAAAACGCCTCAAAGAACAAGTTTGTCCCAACTGGGGGAATTTGGATTAATAGATCATTTAACCAAAAACATCCAGATCAGCCAGCCTTCTACCCTGAAAGGAATTGGTGATGACGCTGCCGTTCTGGATTTTAAAGATAAAAAAGCCGTTATTTCTACCGATTTATTAGTAGAAGGTGTTCATTTCGATCTGGCTTACATGCCGTTAAAGCATTTGGGTTATAAAGCTGTGGTGGTGAATCTTTCCGACATCTGCGCGATGAATGCCAAACCGACCCAGATAACAGTTTCGATTGCCGTTTCAAACCGTTTTCCGCTGGAAGCACTGGAAGAACTTTATGATGGAATTGCACTGGCTGCCAAAATTTACGATGTGGATGTTATTGGCGGCGACACGACTTCTTCTCAAAAAGGTTTATTAATCAGCATTACGGCTATTGGAGAAGCGACTGAAGAGGAACTGGTGTACAGAACCGGCGCTAACGATAATGATTTATTGGTGGTTACCGGCGATGTTGGTGCGGCCTATATGGGATTGCAGGTACTGGAACGCGAAAAGCAGGTATTCCAGGTGAACCCGAACAACCAGCCGGATCTTGACAATTATACCTATTTAATAGAACGCCAGTTAAAACCGGAAGCCCGTAAAGACGTTAAAGAGCTATTACAGGCTTTGGATCTAAAACCTACGGCTATGATTGATATTTCTGACGGCTTGTCATCCGAGATTATCCACCTGTGTAAGAATTCCGGAACTGGCTGTAACCTATATGAAGACAAATTGCCGCTTGATCCGCAATTGATCAATACCTGTGAAGAGTTTAATGTAGACAGCACGACGATTGCCATTAACGGCGGTGAAGATTATGAATTGCTTTTCACGATCAAGATGGACGATTTCGACAAGATTAAAGGAAACCCTAATTTTACGGTAATCGGTCATATGACACCGGAAAGCGAAGGCATCCATTTAATTACAAGAGCAAACACTAAAATTCCTTTGAAGGCAAGAGGCTGGAACGCTTTAAATGCTGAGTAA
- a CDS encoding glycine--tRNA ligase, which produces MAKQEDLFKNVVSHAKEYGFIFPSSEIYDGLSAVYDYAQNGVELKKNIREYWWKSMVQMHENIVGIDAAIFMHPTTWKASGHVDAFNDPLIDNKDSKRRYRADVLIEDYAEKLNQKAQKEIDKAKDRFGDAFDEAQFVATNARVIEYRSRQREILERMARSLETENLADVKALIEELEIACPESGSRNWTEVRQFNLMFGTKLGASADSAMDLYLRPETAQGIFVNFLNVQKTGRMKIPFGIAQTGKAFRNEIVARQFIFRMREFEQMEMQFFVRPGEEMKYYEYWKETRLKWHLSLGLGKENYRFHDHEKLAHYANAAADIEFNFPFGFKELEGIHSRTDFDLKAHEQHSGKKLQYFDNETNSSYVPYVVETSVGLDRMFLSVFSKSLQEEVLEDGSTRTVLRLPSVLAPTKAAILPLIKRDGLPEVARKIIEDLKWDFNVAYDEKDAVGRRYRRQDALGTPFCVTVDHQTLEDETVTIRHRDTMQQDRVKISELRGIINEEVSMRNWLMKM; this is translated from the coding sequence ATGGCAAAACAAGAAGACTTATTTAAGAATGTAGTTTCGCATGCAAAAGAATACGGATTTATTTTCCCTTCTAGCGAAATTTATGATGGTTTGAGCGCAGTATACGATTATGCTCAAAACGGTGTAGAATTAAAGAAAAATATACGTGAATACTGGTGGAAATCCATGGTTCAGATGCACGAAAACATTGTAGGTATTGATGCTGCTATTTTTATGCATCCTACTACATGGAAAGCTTCCGGCCACGTGGATGCGTTTAACGATCCGCTAATTGACAATAAAGATTCAAAAAGAAGATATCGTGCGGATGTTTTAATTGAGGATTATGCCGAAAAATTAAACCAGAAAGCACAAAAAGAAATTGATAAAGCAAAAGACCGTTTTGGCGATGCTTTTGATGAAGCACAGTTTGTAGCGACCAATGCCCGTGTTATTGAATACCGAAGCAGACAGCGCGAAATTCTGGAAAGAATGGCACGTTCCCTGGAAACGGAAAATCTTGCCGATGTTAAGGCTTTGATTGAAGAGCTGGAAATTGCCTGCCCGGAATCAGGATCCAGAAACTGGACCGAAGTACGCCAGTTTAACCTGATGTTCGGAACAAAATTAGGCGCTTCTGCCGATTCTGCTATGGACCTGTACCTGCGTCCGGAAACGGCACAGGGTATCTTTGTAAACTTCCTGAACGTACAGAAAACAGGACGTATGAAGATTCCTTTTGGAATTGCACAAACCGGAAAAGCGTTCCGTAACGAAATCGTTGCCCGTCAGTTTATCTTCCGTATGCGGGAGTTCGAACAAATGGAAATGCAGTTTTTTGTTCGTCCGGGGGAAGAAATGAAATATTACGAATACTGGAAAGAAACAAGATTAAAATGGCACCTTTCATTAGGATTAGGAAAAGAAAACTATCGTTTCCACGACCATGAAAAATTAGCCCATTATGCTAATGCTGCTGCCGATATCGAATTTAACTTCCCATTCGGATTTAAAGAACTGGAAGGAATTCACTCCAGAACCGATTTCGATTTAAAAGCACACGAACAGCATTCCGGTAAGAAATTACAATATTTCGATAACGAAACAAACTCCAGCTATGTCCCGTATGTAGTGGAAACCTCTGTTGGACTGGACAGAATGTTCTTGTCAGTTTTCTCGAAATCATTGCAGGAAGAAGTATTGGAAGACGGCTCAACCCGTACGGTTTTAAGACTGCCTTCCGTTTTAGCGCCAACAAAGGCTGCGATACTGCCATTAATTAAAAGAGATGGTCTGCCGGAAGTTGCCAGAAAAATTATAGAAGATCTAAAATGGGATTTCAATGTTGCCTATGATGAGAAAGATGCCGTAGGGCGTCGTTACCGTCGTCAGGATGCATTAGGAACACCGTTCTGTGTTACGGTCGATCATCAGACATTAGAAGATGAAACAGTAACGATTCGTCACAGAGATACCATGCAGCAGGATCGTGTGAAAATTTCAGAATTGAGAGGAATTATCAATGAAGAAGTTTCTATGCGTAACTGGCTGATGAAAATGTAA
- a CDS encoding ComF family protein has protein sequence MIKNLINLLFPRLCSGCNSILLQNEGAICIKCRHEIPITNHHLIPENETLKKFYGRLPLEYASSFFYYHKEGIVQQLIHHLKYKGRQEIGELLGNWYFSEIKDLTILKTVTEIIPVPLHKKRLQERGYNQLTTFGKALAAGFEIPYNETILLRKYYSKTQTKKTIFSRTEIGTELFEVHFTEKDHGKHFLLIDDVITSGATLEACGKMLLKIPNASLSILAIGYTHS, from the coding sequence ATGATAAAAAACTTGATAAACTTACTCTTTCCGAGATTATGTAGCGGCTGTAACAGCATTTTGTTACAAAATGAAGGGGCAATTTGCATCAAATGCCGGCATGAGATCCCGATTACGAATCATCATCTGATACCGGAAAATGAAACCCTTAAAAAGTTCTACGGAAGACTGCCTCTGGAATATGCTTCCTCCTTTTTTTATTACCATAAAGAAGGTATTGTACAGCAGCTCATTCATCATCTCAAATACAAAGGCCGGCAGGAAATAGGCGAATTGCTCGGCAATTGGTATTTTTCAGAAATTAAAGACCTTACCATTCTCAAAACCGTTACCGAGATCATCCCGGTTCCGCTTCACAAAAAACGGTTACAGGAACGCGGTTACAACCAGCTCACCACATTCGGGAAAGCGCTGGCGGCCGGTTTTGAAATTCCGTACAACGAAACCATCCTGCTCCGTAAATATTATTCCAAAACCCAGACAAAGAAGACTATTTTCAGCCGGACCGAGATTGGCACCGAATTATTCGAGGTTCATTTTACCGAAAAAGACCACGGCAAACATTTTTTACTGATCGACGATGTTATTACCAGCGGTGCCACACTGGAAGCCTGCGGCAAAATGCTGCTGAAAATTCCCAATGCCAGCCTGAGCATCCTTGCCATTGGTTATACACACTCTTAA
- a CDS encoding Ig-like domain-containing protein encodes MLKNRIAFFIIVFSLLLTGCAKRGMVSGGPKDTIPPTITYSNPENFSTNFNGNFIKINFDEYIKVKDINKQLIISPPMKKAPDIVPMGYASKYITIKIKDTLQPNTTYSFNFGQSITDNNEFNPYSQFKYVFSTGPYIDSLKVGGVIKDAYSRKADNFVSVMLYEAEKFTDSTVFKQQPRYVTNTLDSLKVFTLENLKEGKYHVVAIKDVNNDYKFDPKTDKIAFFKDPITIPNDTLFSLSLFKEELPFKAEKPTQETPNKLILGYEGKDPKNTKVIVKRGGETLNTIITKFPAKDSLHIWLPKITPDSLQILVSNGNYSKEFKTKIKEQKVKDSLSFDAKPKGSIGLRDLFTVLPSMPLTKIDEAKMKLINKDSVAVPFKTKYNDFDNALEFDFKKEPNQKYSLTLFPGALTDFYEKANDTLKYSLATKSITEYGNLRVQLENVKRFPVILEILDKNAKVIATAYSEKETVLDFNTLEPNLYTLRLIYDDNKNRKWDTGNYLEKLQPEEVIYFINDVDVRANWDVDQVFKLD; translated from the coding sequence ATGTTGAAGAACCGTATTGCTTTCTTTATTATTGTCTTTTCTCTTTTATTAACCGGTTGTGCCAAAAGAGGTATGGTTTCGGGTGGTCCGAAAGACACCATTCCTCCTACAATCACCTATAGTAATCCTGAGAATTTCAGTACTAATTTTAACGGGAATTTCATCAAGATCAATTTCGATGAATATATTAAGGTAAAAGACATCAATAAACAACTGATTATTTCGCCTCCAATGAAGAAGGCTCCGGATATCGTTCCGATGGGCTATGCCAGCAAATACATCACCATTAAAATCAAAGATACTTTACAACCCAACACTACTTACAGTTTTAATTTCGGACAGAGTATAACGGACAACAATGAGTTCAATCCGTATTCCCAGTTTAAATATGTGTTTTCAACCGGTCCGTATATTGATTCTTTAAAAGTGGGCGGTGTCATCAAAGATGCCTATTCCCGAAAGGCCGATAATTTTGTATCGGTAATGCTGTATGAAGCCGAAAAATTTACCGATTCCACCGTTTTTAAACAGCAGCCGCGTTATGTTACCAATACGCTGGACAGTTTAAAAGTGTTTACCCTGGAAAATTTAAAAGAGGGCAAATACCATGTTGTTGCCATAAAAGACGTTAATAACGACTATAAGTTTGATCCGAAAACCGATAAAATCGCTTTTTTTAAGGATCCGATTACGATTCCTAACGATACCCTTTTCAGCCTGAGTTTATTCAAGGAAGAGCTTCCGTTTAAAGCAGAAAAGCCTACACAGGAAACTCCCAACAAACTGATTTTAGGTTACGAAGGGAAAGATCCGAAAAACACCAAAGTGATTGTGAAACGGGGCGGCGAAACGCTGAATACCATAATTACCAAATTCCCGGCCAAAGATTCCCTACACATCTGGCTGCCTAAAATCACGCCCGATTCCCTGCAGATCCTGGTTAGTAACGGCAATTATTCAAAAGAGTTTAAAACGAAAATCAAGGAGCAGAAAGTTAAAGATTCCTTGTCTTTTGATGCCAAACCAAAGGGTTCCATCGGCCTGAGAGATCTTTTTACAGTATTGCCTTCGATGCCTTTAACCAAAATTGACGAGGCTAAAATGAAGCTGATCAATAAAGATTCCGTAGCGGTTCCCTTTAAAACAAAATATAACGATTTTGATAATGCGCTGGAATTCGACTTTAAAAAAGAACCCAATCAGAAATATTCCCTGACCTTATTTCCGGGCGCTTTAACCGATTTTTACGAAAAGGCCAACGATACCCTTAAATATTCATTAGCCACAAAAAGCATTACGGAGTATGGTAATTTACGGGTACAGCTTGAAAACGTAAAACGTTTTCCTGTAATTCTGGAAATTCTTGATAAAAATGCCAAAGTGATTGCAACCGCGTACAGCGAAAAAGAAACGGTTCTGGACTTCAACACGCTCGAACCGAATTTATACACGCTGCGCCTGATTTACGACGACAATAAGAACCGCAAATGGGACACCGGTAATTACCTGGAAAAGTTACAACCGGAAGAGGTTATTTATTTTATTAATGATGTCGACGTTCGCGCAAACTGGGATGTGGATCAGGTTTTTAAATTAGATTAA
- a CDS encoding amidohydrolase encodes MKISIIQAPLFWENPEVNRNYFAAKIQNIPEDSLLVVLPEMFSSGFTMNPDEVAESMDGVTVTWMKHTAVEKNCAITGSLVIRENDNFYNRLLFVFPNGDVEYYDKRHLFSLAGENKVYTSGGTERLIVNYLGWRICPLICYDLRFPVFSRNNDDYDLLIYVANWPQVRILAWDTLLKARAIENMSYVIGVNRIGDDVNHNFYSGHSQVLDYLGNALVEPVEKEVVFSVQLDKELMLANRNKLGFLRDRDKFNLI; translated from the coding sequence ATGAAAATTAGCATTATTCAGGCCCCTCTTTTCTGGGAAAACCCGGAAGTAAACAGAAATTATTTTGCTGCAAAAATTCAGAATATTCCCGAAGATTCGCTGCTGGTTGTATTGCCGGAAATGTTCAGCTCCGGTTTTACGATGAATCCCGATGAAGTAGCCGAATCCATGGATGGTGTAACGGTAACGTGGATGAAACACACGGCCGTTGAAAAAAACTGTGCCATAACAGGCAGTCTGGTCATCCGCGAAAATGATAATTTCTATAACCGCCTGCTTTTTGTTTTTCCTAACGGTGATGTGGAATACTACGATAAACGACACCTGTTTTCCCTGGCTGGCGAAAACAAGGTTTATACTTCCGGCGGAACCGAAAGACTGATTGTGAATTATCTGGGATGGAGAATCTGTCCGTTAATTTGCTACGACCTGCGTTTTCCGGTTTTTTCCCGTAACAATGACGATTATGATTTGCTGATCTATGTAGCGAACTGGCCTCAGGTTAGAATTTTAGCCTGGGATACATTATTGAAAGCAAGAGCCATAGAAAATATGTCCTATGTGATAGGGGTGAACCGGATTGGTGACGATGTGAATCATAACTTTTATTCCGGACATTCGCAGGTACTGGACTATCTGGGTAATGCTTTGGTGGAACCGGTGGAAAAAGAAGTGGTGTTCTCCGTTCAGCTGGACAAAGAATTAATGCTGGCGAACAGAAATAAACTGGGCTTCCTGAGAGACAGGGATAAGTTTAATCTAATTTAA
- a CDS encoding succinate dehydrogenase/fumarate reductase iron-sulfur subunit, translated as MNLTLKIWRQKNAQDKGQLVDYKISDVSPDMSFLEMLDVLNDGLVEKGDEPVAFDHDCREGICGMCSLYINGEAHGPDRGVTTCQLHMRMFKDGDTIYIEPFRAKAFPVIKDLVVDRSAFDRIQHAGGFISVNTSGNTQDANAIPIPKHDADRAFDAATCIGCGACVATCKNSSAMLFVSAKVSQFALLPQGKVEAAERVLNMVEQMDHEGFGNCTNTGACEVECPKGISLENIARMNREYLKASIK; from the coding sequence ATGAATTTAACGTTAAAAATATGGCGTCAGAAAAACGCTCAAGATAAAGGACAATTAGTTGATTATAAAATCAGCGATGTGTCGCCTGATATGTCTTTCTTGGAAATGTTAGACGTATTGAATGACGGATTAGTAGAAAAAGGAGACGAACCGGTAGCTTTCGATCACGATTGTCGTGAGGGAATCTGCGGAATGTGTTCTTTGTATATTAACGGTGAAGCTCACGGACCAGACAGAGGAGTAACGACTTGTCAGTTACACATGCGTATGTTTAAAGATGGCGATACTATTTATATTGAACCATTCCGTGCGAAAGCTTTCCCGGTAATTAAAGATTTAGTTGTAGACAGAAGTGCTTTCGACAGAATTCAGCACGCAGGAGGATTTATTTCGGTAAATACTTCCGGAAATACACAGGATGCTAACGCAATTCCAATTCCTAAACATGATGCAGACAGAGCTTTCGATGCGGCTACCTGTATCGGTTGTGGTGCTTGTGTGGCTACTTGTAAAAACTCTTCGGCTATGTTGTTTGTTTCGGCTAAAGTATCGCAATTTGCTTTATTGCCTCAGGGTAAAGTGGAAGCAGCAGAGCGTGTACTGAACATGGTAGAGCAAATGGACCACGAAGGTTTTGGTAACTGTACCAATACCGGTGCTTGTGAGGTAGAATGTCCAAAAGGAATTTCTCTTGAGAATATTGCCCGTATGAACAGAGAATATCTTAAAGCAAGTATCAAATAG
- a CDS encoding fumarate reductase/succinate dehydrogenase flavoprotein subunit — MALDSKIPQGPISTKWTDYKDHINLVNPANKRNIDVIIVGTGLAGGSAAATLAELGYNVKAFCFQDSPRRAHSIAAQGGINAAKNYQGDGDSTFRLFYDTVKGGDYRAREANVHRLAEVSANIIDQCVAQGVPLAREYGGLLDNRSFGGTLVSRTFYAKGQTGQQLLLGAYSAMNRQIGRGKIQMYNRHEMLDLVIVDGKARGIIARDLVTGAIERHSAHAVVIASGGYGNVFFLSTNAMGSNVTAAWKIHKKGAYFANPCYTQIHPTCIPVSGDHQSKLTLMSESLRNDGRIWVPKNMDDAIAIREGRLKPTQIAEENRDYYLERRYPSFGNLVPRDVASRAAKERCDAGYGVNKTGEAVYLDFASAIQRYGKEQAKIKHLDQNDAALVKKLGTEVVANKYGNLFQMYEKIVDDNPYETPMMIYPAVHYTMGGIWVDYNLMTTIEGCYSIGEANFSDHGANRLGASALMQGLADGYFVLPYTIGDYLSKDIRTGKISTDLPEFAEAEKNVRDLIEKFSNNNGTHSVDHFHRKLGKVMWDKVGMARNAQGLTEAMDEIKAIREEFYRDVRVPGDINGFNQELEKALRVADFLELGELFAKDALHRNESCGGHFREEYQTEEGEAQRDDVNFAYVAAWEYKGNPREAVLHKEELKFENVKLVQRSYK; from the coding sequence ATGGCATTAGATTCTAAAATACCTCAAGGTCCTATTTCAACGAAATGGACAGACTATAAAGATCACATCAACCTGGTTAACCCGGCGAACAAACGTAACATCGATGTAATCATCGTTGGAACAGGTTTGGCTGGAGGTTCGGCTGCCGCTACTTTGGCAGAATTAGGTTATAACGTAAAAGCTTTTTGTTTTCAGGATTCTCCACGTCGTGCGCACTCGATTGCAGCACAGGGAGGTATCAATGCAGCAAAAAACTACCAGGGTGATGGTGACTCCACTTTCCGTTTGTTTTACGATACGGTTAAAGGAGGCGATTACCGCGCCCGTGAAGCTAACGTTCACCGTTTAGCAGAAGTATCGGCTAATATTATTGACCAATGTGTGGCTCAGGGTGTGCCTTTGGCACGTGAGTACGGAGGTTTATTAGATAACCGTTCTTTCGGTGGAACATTGGTTTCCAGAACATTCTATGCAAAAGGACAAACAGGACAACAGTTGTTATTAGGCGCTTATTCTGCAATGAACCGTCAAATCGGACGTGGAAAAATCCAGATGTACAACCGTCATGAAATGTTAGACCTTGTTATCGTTGATGGAAAAGCAAGAGGAATCATTGCCCGTGACCTGGTTACCGGAGCAATCGAAAGACATTCAGCTCACGCTGTTGTTATCGCTTCAGGAGGTTACGGAAACGTATTCTTCCTTTCTACCAATGCTATGGGAAGTAACGTAACCGCTGCATGGAAAATACACAAAAAAGGAGCTTACTTCGCTAATCCTTGTTATACGCAAATTCACCCAACTTGTATTCCGGTATCAGGAGACCACCAGTCTAAATTAACCCTGATGTCTGAATCATTAAGAAATGACGGTAGAATCTGGGTTCCTAAAAACATGGATGATGCTATTGCTATTCGTGAAGGCCGTTTGAAACCAACACAAATCGCAGAAGAAAACAGAGATTATTATTTGGAAAGACGTTATCCATCTTTTGGTAACCTGGTACCGCGTGACGTAGCTTCACGTGCAGCAAAAGAAAGATGTGATGCGGGATATGGTGTTAACAAAACTGGAGAAGCCGTTTATTTGGATTTTGCTTCTGCAATTCAGCGTTATGGAAAAGAGCAGGCAAAAATCAAACACCTGGATCAGAATGACGCGGCTTTAGTGAAAAAATTAGGAACAGAAGTAGTTGCTAACAAATATGGTAACCTGTTCCAGATGTATGAGAAAATCGTTGACGATAATCCATACGAAACACCAATGATGATTTATCCGGCAGTTCACTACACAATGGGTGGAATCTGGGTAGATTATAACTTAATGACCACAATTGAAGGTTGTTATTCTATTGGTGAAGCAAACTTCTCCGATCACGGTGCGAACCGTTTGGGAGCTTCTGCTTTGATGCAGGGTCTTGCTGACGGATACTTCGTATTACCGTACACTATTGGTGATTATTTATCAAAAGATATCCGTACAGGTAAAATCTCAACAGATTTACCGGAATTTGCGGAAGCGGAGAAAAACGTTAGAGACTTGATTGAAAAATTCAGTAACAATAACGGTACACATTCTGTTGACCATTTCCATAGAAAATTAGGAAAAGTAATGTGGGATAAAGTAGGTATGGCGCGTAATGCCCAGGGACTTACGGAAGCTATGGATGAGATTAAAGCCATCCGTGAGGAATTCTACAGAGACGTTCGTGTTCCCGGAGATATTAACGGATTTAACCAGGAATTGGAAAAAGCATTGCGTGTTGCCGATTTCTTGGAATTAGGAGAGTTATTCGCTAAAGATGCTTTACACAGAAATGAATCTTGTGGAGGTCACTTTAGAGAAGAATATCAAACAGAAGAAGGAGAAGCACAACGTGATGACGTTAACTTTGCATACGTAGCCGCTTGGGAATACAAAGGAAACCCGAGAGAAGCCGTATTACACAAAGAAGAGCTGAAATTCGAAAATGTGAAACTGGTTCAAAGAAGTTACAAATAA
- a CDS encoding succinate dehydrogenase cytochrome b subunit, translated as MAKSALLKSSIGKKYWMALTGLFLCLFLVGHLAGNLQLLFGTQLQFNEYALFMTTNPAVKILSYLTYISILFHAIDGILLTIQNKKARPVGYAKNNAAANSAWASRNMAVLGTLILIFIATHMVNFWAKMHFSNMPLQKITVEAQPGNSQEFYLTSGWGQDKFIPVQSVDGENIVVEGRDFYYVKPAKIKFAEGYKDLHTITIAFFKDPKLGLAFTIFYVFSMAVLAFHLLHGFNSAFQSLGANNPKYSPAIRIFGKGFAIIVPLLFAIIPLYIHFVK; from the coding sequence ATGGCAAAATCTGCACTTTTAAAGTCATCTATCGGGAAAAAATACTGGATGGCTCTTACGGGTTTATTTTTATGCTTGTTTTTGGTGGGTCACTTAGCAGGTAACCTACAGTTATTATTCGGAACACAATTGCAATTCAACGAATATGCATTGTTTATGACTACCAATCCAGCTGTAAAAATTCTATCTTATTTAACGTACATTTCGATTTTATTCCACGCGATCGATGGTATTCTTCTGACAATCCAAAACAAGAAAGCAAGGCCTGTTGGGTATGCTAAAAACAACGCTGCTGCAAACAGCGCGTGGGCTTCAAGAAACATGGCGGTTTTAGGAACCTTAATCCTGATTTTTATCGCTACTCACATGGTGAATTTTTGGGCAAAAATGCATTTCTCAAATATGCCTTTGCAAAAAATTACAGTAGAAGCACAGCCAGGAAACTCTCAGGAATTTTACCTTACTTCCGGTTGGGGACAGGATAAATTTATCCCGGTACAAAGTGTGGACGGTGAAAATATTGTTGTTGAAGGACGTGATTTTTACTACGTTAAACCGGCGAAAATTAAATTTGCAGAAGGATATAAAGATTTACATACAATTACAATTGCGTTCTTTAAAGATCCGAAACTGGGATTGGCATTTACCATTTTCTACGTGTTTTCAATGGCTGTTTTAGCATTCCACTTACTACACGGATTTAATAGTGCTTTCCAGTCGTTAGGAGCTAATAATCCTAAATATTCTCCGGCGATTCGAATTTTCGGAAAAGGATTTGCAATTATTGTACCGCTTTTATTTGCTATTATTCCTTTATATATTCACTTTGTTAAATAA
- a CDS encoding ChaN family lipoprotein, which produces MKKTISLLVTLFLVTILQAQHKMPYQLFDKNGKKTNYEKLVKACEKKEVVLFGEFHDNSVVHWLQLELTKDLAAKRKLVLGAEMIEADNQPQLNQYLSGAIDQKAFDTLARLWKNHKTDYKPLVDFAKATKTEFIATNIPRRYASLVFKKGFEALETLTDEEKTWIAPLPVPYDAKLPGYVKIVEMMGGHGGETLPKAQAIKDATMGYFIVKNKKDNTVFVHYNGSYHSDYHEGIYWYLKQYQPEIKIITIATVSQENILKLEEEHHNKADYIIVVDEDVTKTY; this is translated from the coding sequence ATGAAAAAAACAATATCACTTCTTGTAACACTATTTTTAGTGACAATTTTGCAGGCTCAGCATAAAATGCCATACCAGTTATTTGATAAAAACGGTAAAAAAACAAATTATGAAAAATTAGTAAAGGCCTGTGAAAAAAAAGAAGTAGTGTTGTTTGGAGAGTTTCATGACAACTCTGTGGTGCACTGGCTGCAATTGGAATTAACAAAAGACCTGGCTGCAAAAAGAAAACTGGTTTTGGGAGCCGAAATGATCGAAGCCGATAATCAGCCGCAATTAAATCAGTATCTGAGTGGCGCGATAGACCAGAAAGCTTTCGATACTTTGGCGCGATTGTGGAAAAATCATAAAACAGATTACAAACCATTAGTGGATTTTGCCAAAGCAACCAAAACAGAATTTATTGCCACGAATATCCCGAGACGATATGCCAGTCTGGTATTTAAAAAAGGCTTTGAAGCACTGGAAACCCTTACTGATGAAGAGAAAACCTGGATAGCACCGCTTCCGGTTCCGTATGATGCCAAACTGCCGGGCTATGTTAAAATAGTAGAAATGATGGGCGGCCATGGCGGTGAAACCCTTCCGAAAGCGCAGGCAATCAAAGATGCGACCATGGGATATTTTATTGTGAAAAATAAAAAAGACAATACGGTATTTGTGCATTATAACGGAAGTTATCACAGTGATTACCATGAAGGAATCTATTGGTATCTGAAACAATATCAGCCTGAAATTAAAATTATTACCATTGCAACGGTAAGCCAGGAAAATATTTTGAAATTAGAGGAAGAACACCACAATAAAGCGGACTATATTATCGTTGTAGATGAAGATGTCACGAAGACATATTGA